The following are encoded together in the Macrobrachium nipponense isolate FS-2020 chromosome 14, ASM1510439v2, whole genome shotgun sequence genome:
- the LOC135226030 gene encoding paraneoplastic antigen Ma6E-like, whose protein sequence is MPSRPGAGRRADHKVCPGGLVRQAGGPQRSAQQAWCRQAGGPQGCPAGHSGAGRGGRATRSAQQAWGAGGGGAVCQAGCSRRAGHKGLAQQACEAGGGHTRVCPAGLGSGRRVGPQGAQAGCWQAWCRARRAGHKVLAQAGLVGRQGGRGHKGLPKQWPLVPRQAGPGHTVLPSKAWCRPLPGLAGHKVCPSRPGSEAGGLAQGLPKQAWLAGGRRSGHGLQGLPSRPGAGRRAGHKVCQAGLVQYSDKYQNLAVNVANTAVGRRYTLE, encoded by the exons atgcccagcaggcctggtgcaggcaggcgggcggaccacaaggtctgcccagggGGCCTGGTGAGGCAGGCGGGCGGACCacaaaggtctgcccagcaggcatGGTGCAGGCAAGCGGGCGGACCACAAGGTTGCCCAGCAGGCCATTCTGGTGCAGgcaggggcgggcgggccacaaggtctgcccagcaggcctggggTGCAGGCGGGGGAGGGGCGGTCTGCCAAGCAGGCTGcagcaggcgggcgggccacaagggtCTGGCCCAGCAGGCCTGTGAGGCAGGCGGGGGGCACACAagggtctgcccagcaggcctgggtTCAGGCAGGAGGGTGGGCCCACAAGGTGCCCAGGCAGGCTGTTggcaggcctggtgcagggcaaggcgggcgggccacaaggtgtTGGCCCAGGCAGGCCTTGTTGGCAGGCAGGGCGGGCGGGGCCACAAGGGTCTTCCCAAGCAATGGCCTTTGGTGCCAAGGCAGGCCGGCCCGGGCCACACGGTCCTGCCCAGCAAGGCCTGGTGCAGGCCATTGCCCGGGCTGGccggccacaaggtctgccccaGCAGGCCTGGTTCGGAGGCAGGCGGGTTGGCCCAAGGTCTGCCCAAGCAGGCCTGGTTGGCAGGTGGCAGGCGGTCGGGCCACGGGctacaaggtctgcccagcaggcctggtgcaggcaggcgggcaggccacaaggtctgccaagcaggcctggtgcag TACAGTGACAAGTACCAAAATCTTGCCGTAAATGTTGCTAACACAGCTGTCGGAAGAAGATACACGTTGGAATGA